The genomic window GAAATTGGAAGCCTTGGCGGGTGTTAATCAAGAAGCATCACGCCGTGAGAAGATAGTTAAGCTGGAAACTAAGATTACTACGTTAACAGGAGAATTAGACAACGCGAAGAAAGTTGCTGACGGTTTCGAACAAGAAACGTTAAAGGAAGtagatttatttgaaaaagttaaatcaaaagaattaaaagaatCTCTTGGTAGTTTGGCCGatcatcatattcaattttatgAAAAGATGGTTGAAACATGGACAAAAGTGGATAAAAGCCTTTGAACGTCATGGATGAGCATGATTATTCACCACCTGAGCAGTTACTTTCCCTTGACCTTCAGAAAacaaattatatatatatatctatttatattgtctatctatctattttttaaaatatggAAGAAAAACTAAACTGTTTCTAATTTGCTTTTCTTCCTTTGAATCATATTGAATGATTGACATTTTTCGTTTAGATCTTCTACGATGTCATCCCACGGGGTTTCAATCAAACTCCAATCAATATCGTCATTGAAGGACATCAAATCGGAATTATTTTCATAGTGAATTGACTGTGCGCTTCCaaattcttgaatgaaAGTTTCCCTATCGATATAGGTGGACCATATAAGGTCAGGAAACGTTTCCTTATCAAGGTTTCTTTCAGCTTTATTTCTCGGAGTTACGGCACTTTTATTTTCCCTTACGTAGAAATATCTCAGCAACATAATTGCTTCTTTCCTAAGTATACCTGGGATTGCTTCATAGGATGCACTTTCTGCCTTTGGCAAAGAGGGAGCATTCAAAAGCgctttatctttattaatatgAAGCACAGTACCGTTTCCCCCGAATCTTTCATTTGCACAACCGAATACCACTTTTTTGATGTTCAGTTGTTTCAAAGCAGATGCGCACATGATGCATGGTTCCACTGTGACATATAAGACAacatctttgaaaaaatccaTTAAATGATGTGGACCaaccaaattttttatttgttctATCCCCATGAATTCTGCATGAGCTACCCCAGTCAAA from Naumovozyma dairenensis CBS 421 chromosome 3, complete genome includes these protein-coding regions:
- the TAD2 gene encoding tRNA(adenine34) deaminase (similar to Saccharomyces cerevisiae TAD2 (YJL035C); ancestral locus Anc_5.238), producing MMTLDTPSSSSSSSSSLLISRKDAHIVMGYLHYERMKLAIKLARYALDHNETPVACIFIHEPTNSVIAYGLNATNHSLTGVAHAEFMGIEQIKNLVGPHHLMDFFKDVVLYVTVEPCIMCASALKQLNIKKVVFGCANERFGGNGTVLHINKDKALLNAPSLPKAESASYEAIPGILRKEAIMLLRYFYVRENKSAVTPRNKAERNLDKETFPDLIWSTYIDRETFIQEFGSAQSIHYENNSDLMSFNDDIDWSLIETPWDDIVEDLNEKCQSFNMIQRKKSKLETV